The region TGGTTTAGGGTTTGCTCCCTTTCGTCGTGGCCGCCCCCGATGCCTGCCCCCCGTTTGCGGCCGATGGAATCTAGCTCGTCGATGAAGATGATGCTGGGGGCGTTCCTGCGGGCGTCTTCGAAGAGGCTTCGCACCCGGCTCGCCCCCACGCCCACGAACATCTCCATGAACTCGCTGGCGGAAACGGAGAAGAAGGGCACCCCGGCCTCCCCCGCCACCGCCCGGGCCAGAAGGGTCTTCCCCGTGCCCGGGGGGCCCACCAGGAGGACCCCTTTGGGGATCTCCGCCCCCAGCTCCAGGTACTTCTTGGGGTTTTTGAGGAAGTCCACCACCTCCATGAGCTCCCGCTTGGCCTCCTCGTGGCCGGCCACGTCCTTGAAGGTGGTGTTCACCTTGCGTTCTTTGCCGTAGAGTTTGGCCCGGCTTTGGCCGAACTGCATCACCTGGCCTGCCCCGCCTTGGGCCCGCATGAAGAAGAACCAGAAGAAGAGGATGAGGAGGAGGGTGGGGCCCACGTAGAGGAGGAGCTGGGGCCAGAAGGAGGGGGCCTTGGTCACCACCCGGACGCCGTTCTCCTCCAGGAAGCGCAAAAGCTCGGGGTCCGCCACCTGGGCGGGGGGCAGGGGCACCTGGAAGCGGCGGGCCACCTGGCTCCCCCCTTGCGGGGTGGGAAAGCGCTCGGGCTCCTTTAGGGTGCCTAGGATGCGGGTTTCCTCCAGGGTCACCTCCGCCACCTTGCCTTGGCGCACCAGTTCCCGGAACTCGGTGTAGGAAAGGGTGGGGGCCGGGGGGCCGGTGAAAGCGCTGTAGGCCAGGTAGCCCAAGAGGAGTAGAAAGATCAGGGTAAAGGGGTTCAAGCGTTGCGGCAACATCTACCTCCCTTGCCCTATGGTAGCGCCTCACCGGGTGAGAGGACTGAAGGCTGTGGTATCCTCTAGCGGCGATGAGGGGGGTCCTCGAGGCCCTGCACCAGGGAGACTACGATACCGCCATCGATCGCCTCACCCGCAAGGCCCTTTTCGGCGCCAAGGAGGAGGCCAAGGAGGCCCTTTTGCTCCTGGCCGAGGTGTATAGCCTCTACGGGGAGGAGGGGCTGGAGCGGGCCCACAGGGCCTTGGAGGAGGCGTACGAGCTCGGGGAGCTGGAGTATAACCCCCTTTACCGGGCCCTTTTGGCCGAGCTTTTGGCCTTGGAAGGGCGGGGCGAGCGGGAGGTCCTCCCCCTCTTTCTGCCCACGGAGGACCCCCGGGCCCGTTACCATCAGGCCCAGGCCCTCTTCTACCTAGGCCGCTTCGAAGAGGTGTTGGGGACGCTTAAGGAGGGGCTTCCCGCCTTCTTGGCCTGGCGGGCGGAGGCGCTTAAGGGGAGGGCCCTAGAGCGGCTTGGCCGCCACCGGGAGGCGGCCCTGGCCTACGAGCGGGGGGCGGAGCTCGCCCTGGGGCTTGAGCGCTACTGGCTCCTCCTGGACGCCGCCGCCATGTGGGTGGAGGCGGGGGAGGGGGAGCGGGCCCTTTTGGCCCTGAAGGAGGCGGAGGAGGAGGTGGGGGAGGTGGAGGGGGCGGAGGACGCGGCCACCCGCCACTACCTGTTGGCCCGGGCCCACCTCCTGTTGGAAAACCCCAACCGGGCCCTGGATGAGGTGCAGGAGGCCTTGAGGAACGAGGAGGAAAGCGGCCATAAGGCCTACGGCACCCCCCTCCTCATGGGGCAGATCCTGCAGCGGCTAGGCCGCTACGAGGAGGCCATGGCCGCCTTCCAAGAGGCCTTGCGGCGGGCGGAAGGGGGGGAACGCCCTTACGTGCTCCACGAGATGGGGGTGGCGGCCTTGGACCAGGGGGCCTTCCTCGAGGCCGAGGAGTACCTGCGGGCCCTGGTGGAGGAGGAGGGCTACCCCTACCGGGCCCAGGCCCTGGCGGACCTGGCGGAGGCCCTCTACCGCCAAGGGCGCTACCAGGAGGCGGTGGGGGTGGCCCAGGAGGCCATGGCCCAAGGGGCGGAGGCGGCGGGGGAGCTCATCTTGGGCCACGTGGCCTACGACCTCATGCATCTGGAGGAGGCTTTGGCCCACTACCGCAAGGCGGCGGAGCTTTCCGAGGAGGGGAGCCGGGAGTGGGTGGGGGCCCAGGAGATGGTGGTGGACACCTTGGCCCAGTTGGGCTACCGCTTTCCCGAGGAGATCCTGGCCCGGGCCGAGGCGGTGCTGCCCCACGTCCACCCCGCCGACGAGTGGCACCAGGCCCTCCTGGCCTACCGGGAGCGGGCCGAGGCCATCCTGCGCCAGGGCAGGCGGCCCAACTAGCCCCGCCGCAAGGGGCTTAGGGCCTTGAGCACCTCCTGGGCCCGGAGGGGCTTGGGTAGGTGAAGGACCCGCAAGGGGCGGAAGAGGAGGCCCGGGGGGGTTTCGCTCACCAGGTACAAGGAGGCGAGCTTCCCCTCGGGGTGGGTCCGGATGCGGCGGGCCATCTCCAGGGCCTTTTCCCCTTGCAGGATGACGCCCTTGGGCCTTTCCTTGAGGAGCCTTAGGGCCATCTCCAGGTCCTTGGCCAGAAGCACCCGGAAGCGGTGGGCCTCGAGGAGGTACAGAAGAAGCCTGCGCACCACCCCGCTTTCCGCCAGGACCAGGACCAAGGGGTCTTCCGCCAAGAGGGTGGAGGGGCGCACCAAGCCCCGGCTTTTTAGCTCAAAGAGGAGGTGGTAGACCTCCTCCTCCGGCAGGCCCGAAAGCAGGGCCACGCTCCGGGCCCGCCGCACCCCGTCCAGGTGTTCCAACACCGCCCAGGCCTCCGGGGGCAAGGGGTGGCGGGTGGGGTCTTCCACCAGGTGGAGGACCTCGTCCGGGTCCACCTGGCCCCGGCGCCACTCGTCCAGGCGCCTCGCCGCCTCCATGAGGGTGGCGTCGGTGTCCAGGGTGTGGGGGAGGGCCACCTGGCTCCCCTCGGTGAGGGGCTCGGCCAGGATTTCCCCTTCCTTTTCCCCCAAAAGGGTGGCCAGGGCCTCCAGGACCTGGGCGGTGAGGGCCTCCCTGAGTTCCTCCTCCCCGATGAGGCCGAGCTCCAAGGCCAAGGCCCCCAAGGGGGTGCCGGGGTTTTCCCGGCCCTGGCGCTCCACCAAGGCTTGCACCTCCTCCAGGCTCAGGTGGCCGAGGCGCACCAGGTACTCCCCCAGGTGGGGGCCCGGCTCGGTGCGGGCGTAGAGG is a window of Thermus sp. LT1-2-5 DNA encoding:
- a CDS encoding tetratricopeptide repeat protein; this translates as MRGVLEALHQGDYDTAIDRLTRKALFGAKEEAKEALLLLAEVYSLYGEEGLERAHRALEEAYELGELEYNPLYRALLAELLALEGRGEREVLPLFLPTEDPRARYHQAQALFYLGRFEEVLGTLKEGLPAFLAWRAEALKGRALERLGRHREAALAYERGAELALGLERYWLLLDAAAMWVEAGEGERALLALKEAEEEVGEVEGAEDAATRHYLLARAHLLLENPNRALDEVQEALRNEEESGHKAYGTPLLMGQILQRLGRYEEAMAAFQEALRRAEGGERPYVLHEMGVAALDQGAFLEAEEYLRALVEEEGYPYRAQALADLAEALYRQGRYQEAVGVAQEAMAQGAEAAGELILGHVAYDLMHLEEALAHYRKAAELSEEGSREWVGAQEMVVDTLAQLGYRFPEEILARAEAVLPHVHPADEWHQALLAYRERAEAILRQGRRPN
- a CDS encoding response regulator, translated to MIRATLEELDLGELLKALSAQRKSAVVAFQGRIYGRVHLLGGRILYARTEPGPHLGEYLVRLGHLSLEEVQALVERQGRENPGTPLGALALELGLIGEEELREALTAQVLEALATLLGEKEGEILAEPLTEGSQVALPHTLDTDATLMEAARRLDEWRRGQVDPDEVLHLVEDPTRHPLPPEAWAVLEHLDGVRRARSVALLSGLPEEEVYHLLFELKSRGLVRPSTLLAEDPLVLVLAESGVVRRLLLYLLEAHRFRVLLAKDLEMALRLLKERPKGVILQGEKALEMARRIRTHPEGKLASLYLVSETPPGLLFRPLRVLHLPKPLRAQEVLKALSPLRRG